A genomic segment from Tuwongella immobilis encodes:
- a CDS encoding purple acid phosphatase family protein: protein MTQLNRRSFFAASFASVAALPQLTAAESFVLPTIIGEDMPVQPSILFLTWHRDPTTTMVIQWVASKGEISDPTLYYRQATPHASSGLSLLLGNGGGFAPLTWFGQKAITKPYPKTDLTIFRVELTGLQPDTEYEFRVSKYSPNYRFRTMPAKATDTISFISGGDCGVNGHAIANNISAANQDPSFAIIGGDLGYDNGRHVEVSLAFLRNYSKHMVTRTGRLIPLIPCIGNHEVDGGYNKPREKAPFFYAIFDGLFPETGYNTLDFGDYLSLILLDTGHTSPIAGEQTAWLEQRLRDRIEHPHVMVVNHVPAYPSARKFEVTGDANRKHWVPLYQKYRVPVVLEHHDHTFKRTKPLLDGLAHSEGVVYLGDGSWGRLRALQPPEKLSYLAASSMDYHLTVHRLQGETRYHLALDERGRIMDATHTGQRTRGRVAVRG, encoded by the coding sequence ATGACACAGTTGAATCGTCGTTCCTTTTTTGCGGCGTCGTTCGCCTCGGTGGCCGCGTTGCCCCAATTGACCGCTGCCGAATCGTTTGTGCTGCCCACCATCATCGGCGAAGATATGCCGGTGCAGCCGAGCATTCTCTTCCTCACCTGGCACCGCGACCCCACCACCACCATGGTGATTCAATGGGTGGCCAGCAAGGGCGAAATCAGCGACCCCACCCTGTACTATCGCCAAGCGACCCCACACGCCAGTTCCGGTCTGTCGCTGCTTTTGGGCAACGGCGGCGGATTCGCCCCGCTGACTTGGTTTGGCCAGAAGGCCATCACCAAGCCATATCCCAAGACCGATTTGACCATCTTCCGCGTCGAACTCACTGGCTTGCAGCCCGATACCGAATACGAATTCCGCGTGAGTAAATATTCGCCGAATTATCGATTTCGGACCATGCCCGCCAAAGCGACTGACACCATTTCGTTCATCTCCGGCGGCGATTGCGGCGTGAATGGCCATGCCATTGCCAACAATATCTCCGCCGCCAATCAAGATCCTTCGTTCGCGATCATCGGCGGGGATCTCGGCTACGACAATGGCCGCCATGTGGAGGTCAGCCTCGCGTTTTTGCGCAATTACAGCAAGCATATGGTCACCCGCACCGGGCGACTGATCCCGCTGATTCCGTGCATTGGCAATCACGAAGTCGATGGCGGATACAATAAGCCGCGTGAGAAAGCCCCGTTTTTCTATGCAATCTTTGATGGCTTGTTCCCCGAAACGGGATACAATACCCTCGATTTCGGCGACTACCTCAGTTTGATTTTGCTCGATACCGGCCACACATCGCCCATTGCCGGAGAGCAAACCGCTTGGCTGGAACAGCGACTCCGAGACCGCATCGAGCATCCGCATGTCATGGTGGTAAACCATGTTCCGGCGTATCCCTCGGCGCGAAAGTTCGAAGTCACCGGCGATGCCAATCGCAAGCATTGGGTGCCGCTCTATCAGAAATATCGTGTGCCAGTCGTGTTAGAACATCACGATCATACCTTCAAACGGACTAAGCCGCTTTTGGATGGCTTGGCGCATTCCGAAGGCGTGGTCTATCTGGGGGATGGTTCCTGGGGCCGACTGCGGGCGCTGCAACCGCCCGAAAAACTCTCCTATCTCGCCGCCAGCAGCATGGATTACCACCTGACGGTGCATCGGCTGCAAGGCGAGACGCGATATCATCTGGCGTTGGACGAGCGGGGCCGCATCATGGATGCCACCCACACCGGCCAACGCACTCGGGGCCGAGTCGCGGTTCGCGGCTAA
- a CDS encoding GGDEF domain-containing protein, with the protein MEKVAETWVAPPKRPTSSSSRQTCLVHIYPTGMAIGARYTLSDKPLLMGRGEESDIRIPENSVSRKHALIEPSADGFTVKDLGSTNGTFVNDTPTNGPRSLHDGDYLRIGNCIYRYLAGGNVEAEYHEEIYRLTIIDALTQTHNQRYLLEFLDREVVRSNRHDRPLSLVMFDIDWFKKINDEFGHLGGDFALRELANVVRHSVRREDLFARYGGEEFALVLVETDKQQALEVAERIRASVEQHKFTFDQQLIRLTISLGVADCSGPTALTASELIKAADERLYQAKRAGRNRVVS; encoded by the coding sequence ATGGAAAAAGTCGCTGAAACTTGGGTAGCTCCCCCGAAACGCCCGACGTCGTCGTCGAGTCGCCAAACCTGCTTGGTGCACATCTACCCGACTGGTATGGCGATTGGGGCCCGCTACACACTCAGCGATAAGCCACTGCTGATGGGCCGCGGCGAAGAAAGCGATATTCGCATCCCGGAAAATTCCGTCTCCCGCAAGCACGCCCTCATCGAACCGAGCGCGGATGGATTCACGGTCAAAGATCTGGGCAGCACCAACGGCACCTTCGTCAACGACACCCCCACCAACGGCCCGCGATCGCTGCACGATGGCGATTATCTGCGGATCGGGAATTGCATTTATCGCTATCTGGCCGGGGGAAATGTCGAGGCCGAATACCACGAAGAAATCTACCGACTCACCATCATCGATGCGCTCACGCAGACGCACAATCAACGCTATCTGCTCGAATTTCTGGACCGCGAAGTCGTTCGCAGCAATCGCCACGATCGCCCGCTCTCATTGGTCATGTTCGACATTGATTGGTTCAAGAAAATCAACGATGAATTCGGGCATTTGGGCGGCGATTTTGCCCTGCGAGAACTCGCCAACGTGGTGCGGCACAGCGTCCGCCGCGAAGACCTGTTCGCTCGCTACGGCGGTGAAGAATTCGCGCTCGTGCTCGTCGAAACCGACAAGCAGCAAGCCCTGGAAGTTGCCGAACGCATCCGCGCATCCGTCGAACAGCACAAATTCACCTTCGATCAGCAACTCATCCGACTCACCATCAGCCTGGGCGTCGCCGATTGCTCCGGTCCCACCGCGCTGACCGCCTCCGAACTCATTAAGGCCGCCGACGAGCGCTTGTACCAAGCGAAACGAGCCGGCCGCAATCGAGTCGTTTCGTAA
- a CDS encoding MFS transporter, whose amino-acid sequence MPDAEDHPPTANALPIPPDGIDPLTRHNMIAETLFSAFNGIFMGLAILAAPVMAVVGYQANPLELTILVAAFPVGVFFGPLWAGFGRRVGMQRLVTQMAIWANLPLFAIFWVEQAWLFTLLVSISQILNSGMRMGQSSLYPLLYPKAIRGRVLGRLTFWTFLTMVPTILMSGWLLDCSREMVRVLYPLAGMCGLIGAVYYHTIVVPGEDVLVQRDRSWMAGLNGVRRVLQDDQAHLLYQGAFFLSGSAFFLSSHIVLLLVCDRFDFSAFELALWMTVMPQLLLAVSSPIWGRIYDRVGLVNCRLLISAVMTTYLMSYWLGIVLGWPVLIVLGSILMGLSNGGGQVTWALTPSHFAKQPADVPIYNGIHFVLNGTRGLVMPWIGSVMWVLTGPAAVLVAVASSVASAPLLLRVRQMERAQAPSTELVPTSPAGWTEPPEMRGAPRSGPREARPQPTNKPVQAC is encoded by the coding sequence ATGCCAGATGCAGAAGATCACCCCCCGACTGCGAATGCTCTCCCCATTCCGCCTGACGGTATCGATCCACTGACCCGCCATAATATGATTGCCGAGACATTGTTCTCCGCATTCAACGGCATTTTCATGGGCTTGGCGATTCTCGCGGCCCCGGTGATGGCGGTGGTCGGCTATCAGGCCAATCCGTTGGAACTCACCATTCTCGTCGCGGCGTTCCCCGTGGGTGTCTTTTTTGGGCCATTGTGGGCGGGATTCGGCCGCCGAGTGGGGATGCAGCGGCTGGTCACACAAATGGCAATCTGGGCGAATCTGCCGCTCTTTGCCATTTTTTGGGTCGAGCAAGCCTGGCTGTTCACCCTGTTGGTTTCCATCAGCCAGATCCTCAACTCTGGTATGCGGATGGGTCAATCCAGTCTGTATCCACTGCTGTACCCCAAAGCCATTCGCGGACGCGTGCTGGGACGGCTGACTTTTTGGACCTTTTTGACCATGGTGCCTACCATTCTCATGAGTGGCTGGCTGCTCGATTGCAGCCGGGAGATGGTGCGAGTGCTGTATCCCCTCGCCGGGATGTGCGGATTGATCGGAGCCGTATACTACCACACAATCGTTGTACCGGGTGAAGACGTGCTGGTGCAGCGCGATCGATCCTGGATGGCCGGCCTGAACGGAGTGCGCCGGGTGCTGCAAGACGATCAAGCGCATTTGCTGTATCAGGGGGCGTTCTTTCTCTCGGGGTCGGCGTTCTTTCTCTCCAGCCATATTGTGCTGTTGCTGGTGTGCGACCGATTCGATTTCTCCGCATTTGAGTTGGCACTCTGGATGACCGTGATGCCACAATTGCTGCTCGCGGTCTCATCGCCCATCTGGGGGCGGATTTACGATCGGGTGGGGCTGGTCAATTGTCGGCTGCTGATTAGCGCGGTCATGACAACGTATCTGATGAGTTACTGGCTGGGAATCGTTCTGGGTTGGCCGGTGTTGATTGTTTTGGGTAGCATTCTCATGGGGCTATCCAACGGCGGCGGGCAAGTGACCTGGGCATTGACCCCCAGCCACTTTGCCAAACAACCGGCCGATGTGCCCATCTATAATGGCATTCACTTTGTGCTCAACGGCACACGCGGGTTGGTGATGCCCTGGATTGGCTCGGTGATGTGGGTGCTGACCGGCCCGGCTGCGGTGCTGGTCGCCGTCGCCAGTTCGGTGGCCAGTGCCCCGTTGCTGCTGCGAGTCCGCCAGATGGAACGAGCGCAAGCCCCCAGTACGGAATTGGTTCCGACCAGTCCCGCAGGCTGGACCGAGCCACCGGAGATGCGCGGAGCACCGCGAAGTGGCCCACGAGAGGCCCGGCCACAACCGACCAACAAGCCCGTGCAAGCGTGTTAA